In one Natronosalvus amylolyticus genomic region, the following are encoded:
- a CDS encoding magnesium transporter: MSEWADAIEIYRRALPVVLVSLVAGLFAGTILGSETMRDGIEQVPGILVLLPAFLATRGGVYGSLGARLSSGLHQGLIEPEFILDERLSNAVIASFINGMVVSAFIAVIAFAVLALTGGGGNLVELVGIMLIAGFLSALLMLSVLVTVVFVGYRRGLDPDNIVGPLVTTLGDVFGVFFLLVAIYLVGLVL, encoded by the coding sequence ATGAGCGAATGGGCGGACGCCATCGAAATTTATCGACGCGCACTGCCCGTGGTCCTGGTCAGTCTCGTTGCCGGGCTGTTCGCCGGCACGATCCTCGGCAGCGAGACGATGCGTGATGGTATCGAACAGGTGCCGGGCATCCTCGTTCTCTTGCCCGCCTTCCTGGCGACTCGAGGCGGCGTCTACGGCTCGCTCGGTGCACGGCTCTCGAGCGGGCTCCACCAGGGGCTGATCGAGCCGGAGTTCATCCTCGACGAGCGCCTCTCGAACGCGGTTATCGCCTCGTTCATCAACGGGATGGTGGTCTCCGCGTTCATCGCCGTCATTGCCTTCGCCGTCCTGGCGCTCACCGGCGGCGGTGGGAATCTGGTCGAGTTGGTCGGCATTATGCTCATCGCAGGCTTTCTCTCGGCGCTCCTCATGCTGTCGGTGCTGGTGACCGTCGTCTTCGTGGGCTACCGTCGCGGGCTGGACCCGGACAACATCGTCGGCCCACTGGTTACGACACTCGGTGACGTGTTCGGGGTCTTTTTCCTCCTGGTTGCGATCTATCTCGTGGGGTTGGTGCTATGA
- a CDS encoding universal stress protein, whose protein sequence is MRSPSDVLVSLVGRPREEEALEYALERFPDASITVLAVVLPIGARLSEGGILEREDEREAAERERARRLLEAAGERAESVERTRSGGGEVGSDGERTDLPARVDIVVETGRPGMVVPAFASEHDIDHVVMSGEDGHWLVRRLLGRDITTTVTNRAPVPVTVVE, encoded by the coding sequence ATGCGCAGTCCGTCCGACGTCCTCGTCTCGCTCGTTGGACGCCCTCGTGAGGAGGAGGCACTCGAGTACGCGCTCGAGCGGTTTCCGGACGCCTCGATCACGGTCCTCGCCGTGGTCCTTCCGATCGGCGCACGGCTGAGTGAGGGCGGGATTCTGGAGCGAGAAGACGAGCGAGAAGCTGCCGAACGCGAGCGAGCACGACGGTTGCTTGAGGCGGCAGGCGAGCGAGCCGAGTCAGTCGAACGGACCAGGTCGGGTGGCGGCGAAGTCGGGTCGGATGGCGAGCGAACCGACCTCCCCGCTCGAGTCGATATCGTCGTCGAAACGGGCCGCCCCGGCATGGTCGTCCCCGCGTTCGCCAGCGAGCACGACATCGATCACGTCGTCATGAGTGGTGAGGACGGGCACTGGCTCGTCCGTCGGCTGCTCGGGCGCGATATCACGACGACGGTCACTAATCGAGCGCCGGTTCCGGTCACCGTCGTCGAGTGA
- a CDS encoding magnesium transporter yields the protein MSDTLGEFYDELAGKDDEEADPVDESPLGDDWTITHMVATMVPLLAGLSILQMVSGSVLESFEEVLLTNPALLILVPVQIGTAGNLGSIMCSRLSTQLHLGTFELALDNSDVRTNSAAVLGLGLTVFTLVGVAAWAIGRVLGGSLTLLEVLTISLVSGTLLSLFVVVVSLLSVSASFRLGYNPDDTTIPVVTNVCDITGVLILFAVISIVL from the coding sequence ATGAGCGACACGCTGGGAGAGTTCTACGACGAGCTCGCCGGGAAAGACGATGAAGAAGCAGACCCTGTAGACGAGAGCCCCCTTGGCGACGACTGGACGATCACCCACATGGTCGCCACGATGGTGCCGTTGCTCGCCGGCCTCTCGATTTTGCAGATGGTTTCGGGCTCGGTCCTCGAGTCGTTCGAAGAAGTGCTGCTAACGAATCCGGCGCTGTTGATCCTGGTTCCGGTACAGATCGGGACCGCCGGAAACCTCGGCTCGATCATGTGCTCTCGACTGTCCACGCAACTGCATCTGGGCACGTTCGAACTCGCCCTCGACAACTCGGACGTCCGCACGAACTCGGCTGCGGTCCTGGGCCTCGGACTCACCGTGTTCACACTCGTCGGCGTTGCCGCGTGGGCTATCGGCCGCGTTCTCGGGGGATCGCTCACGCTGCTCGAGGTGCTGACGATTTCGCTCGTGAGTGGCACGCTGTTGTCGCTGTTCGTCGTCGTCGTGAGCCTCCTGTCGGTCTCGGCGTCGTTTCGACTGGGGTACAATCCCGACGACACGACGATCCCTGTCGTGACCAACGTCTGTGACATTACGGGCGTTCTCATCCTCTTTGCCGTCATCTCGATCGTGCTGTGA